From Juglans regia cultivar Chandler chromosome 6, Walnut 2.0, whole genome shotgun sequence, the proteins below share one genomic window:
- the LOC108986527 gene encoding uncharacterized protein LOC108986527 has translation MQGKRLPYLGRPTQGRPAQIANYWTRRVLIDNGSSADILFWEAFSRMGISPNRLWPVPMPLKGFTGDTIQPAGANALFVLVGVAPKTTSLMVDLLVVKAPSSYNVILGRPSLNQMKVVTSTYHLKVKFPTACGVGEMRGEQQAARDGYTREMKSKVVIIQTLASSRKQLAEPVPPVRTGQVQE, from the exons ATGCAGGGGAAGCGACTTCCTTACCTCGGAAGGCCCACGCAAGGAAGGCCAG CACAGATAGCAAACTATTGGACCAGGAGGGTATTGATCGACAATGGTAGTTCCGCAGATATCCTCTTTTGGGAAGCTTTCAGCAGAATGGGAATTTCTCCCAACCGGCTATGGCCAGTGCCAATGCCCCTTAAAGGCTTTACCGGGGATACCATCCAGCCAGCTGGTGCAAACGCCCTGTTCGTACTAGTAGGCGTGGCCCCCAAAACCACATCCCTCATGGTAGACCTCCTAGTGGTCAAGGCCCCTTCCTCATACAATGTGATACTTGGGAGACCATCGTTGAACCAAATGAAGGTTGTCACTTCTACATAccacctaaaagtaaaatttccCACCGCATGTGGGGTAGGAGAGATGCGAGGTGAACAGCAGGCCGCGAGGGACGGCTATACTAGGGAGATGAAGTCAAAGGTGGTAATCATACAAACTCTAGCATCAAGCCGCAAGCAACTTGCCGAACCAGTGCCACCCGTTCGGACAGGACAAGTGCAGGAGTAG